The following proteins are co-located in the Salvelinus fontinalis isolate EN_2023a chromosome 29, ASM2944872v1, whole genome shotgun sequence genome:
- the LOC129827896 gene encoding cytochrome c oxidase assembly protein COX18, mitochondrial-like: MIVNVRPGSLWILNQISHLSPRPPIRSISHAPFACDHHKTNRSHVPLRVATLTRLRPSLPLKSTLCFQPCRPASTTSGTGWYESLADSTPVHLTEQLLISVHQTTGLPWWASIVCTTVALRTVVTLPLGAYQAVIIAKVEALQVEIAELAKRLRYEISVRAKDKGWTEKHCRYKFKKNLKRIVSELYVRDNCHPFKASLLVWVQLPMWVCLSLALRNLSLGVSDAATALQTELAVGGTLWFSDLTLPDSTWIMPVSLGLINLLITEVFALRRIEASKFQKYVTNFIRGISLLMIPIAATVPSSMALYWLSSSCVGLGHNLLLRSPCFRRLCRIPPTRSDSDTPYRDIASSFVSKYIK; encoded by the exons ATGATCGTGAACGTGAGACCTGGCTCACTGTGGATATTAAATCAAATCAGCCACCTGTCACCCAGACCTCCCATTCGAAGCATCTCCCACGCTCCCTTTGCATGTGACCACCACAAAACGAACCGCAGCCACGTCCCCCTTCGGGTGGCCACATTAACACGCCTCCGTCCTAGTCTGCCTCTCAAATCAACTTTATGCTTTCAGCCATGTAGACCAGCATCTACAACCAGCGGTACAGGCTGGTATGAGAGCCTAGCAGACTCTACTCCTGTCCATCTGACTGAGCAGCTACTGATCTCTGTCCATCAGACCACAGGTCTACCATGGTGGGCCAGTATCGTATGCACCACTGTGGCCCTGAGGACAGTTGTCACACTGCCACTTGGAGCCTATCAGGCCGTCATCATAGCAAAG GTTGAAGCCCTGCAAGTGGAGATAGCGGAGCTGGCTAAGAGGCTGCGCTACGAGATCTCGGTGCGGGCCAAAGATAAGGGCTGGACGGAAAAACACTGCCG ATACAAATTCAAGAAGAACCTGAAGAGGATCGTGTCTGAGCTGTACGTGAGGGATAACTGCCACCCCTTCAAAGCCAGTCTGCTGGTATGGGTGCAGCTGCCCATGTGGGTATGCCTCTCTCTGGCCCTGCGCAACCTGAGCCTGGGGGTGTCTGATGCTGCCACCG CGTTGCAGACAGAGCTGGCAGTAGGGGGAACTCTATGGTTCTCTGACCTGACTTTGCCTGACTCTACCTGGATCATGCCTGTCTCTCTGGGCCTCATCAACTTGCTCATCACAGAG GTATTTGCTCTGCGGAGGATAGAAGCATCCAAGTTCCAGAAGTATGTGACCAACTTTATCAGAGGGATCTCTCTGTTGATGATACCCATAGCTGCCACCGTGCCCtcc TCCATGGCTCTGTACTGGCTAAGCTCCAGTTGTGTGGGACTGGGCCACAACCTGCTCCTGCGCTCGCCTTGCTTCCGGAGGCTGTGCCGCATCCCCCCCACGCGCTCCGACTCGGACACGCCTTACAGGGACATCGCTTCTTCCTTTGTCTCCAAATACATCAAGTGA
- the LOC129827897 gene encoding insulin-like growth factor-binding protein 7 isoform X1 has translation MLVFFAVVLSLSLASAFADRVPRSCGACEPSLCDPLPEVGCKSGTIFDSCGCCSLCAAGEGEPCRGRGTTAKRCASGLECVKSDKKTKLGVCACKTKYEVCGSDGVTYKTGCDLKVASLKAVSEEKPEIKVLNKGKCATAPVIVTAPGEVYNVTGSQVYLSCEAIGIPTPVITWKKVTSGKQRMELLPGDRDNLAIQTRGGPEKHEVTGWVLISPLTKEEAGSYECHAVNAKGEASAVGTIHVVESIDDIPVKKVAKDDEL, from the exons ATGTTAGTGTTTTTCGCTGTGGTTTTATCGTTGTCACTTGCGTCCGCATTTGCGGACCGAGTGCCGCGCAGTTGTGGCGCTTGTGAACCCAGTCTGTGCGACCCTCTTCCAGAGGTGGGCTGCAAGTCTGGCACGATTTTCGACTCCTGCGGTTGTTGTTCACTTTGCGCGGCTGGAGAGGGGGAGCCATGCAGGGGGCGCGGAACCACAGCCAAGCGTTGCGCCTCTGGACTGGAGTGCGTTAAGAGCGACAAGAAGACAAAGCTCGGAGTTTGCGCCTGCAAGACCAAATACGAAGTGTGTGGCTCCGATGGAGTGACCTATAAAACTGGCTGCGACTTGAAAGTTGCCAGCCTGAAAGCGGTGAGCGAGGAGAAGCCTGAAATAAAAgtcctgaataaaggaaaatgtGCAACAG CACCTGTCATTGTGACGGCCCCTGGTGAGGTCTACAATGTCACAGGCTCCCAGGTGTATCTGAGCTGCGAGGCCATTGGAATCCCCACCCCCGTGATCACCTGGAAGAAG GTCACCAGCGGAAAACAGAGAATGGAGCTGCTtccaggagacagagacaacctgGCCATTCAGACCCGTGGAGGACCTGAGAAACATGAGGTCACCGGCTGGGTCTTG ATCTCGCCACTCACCAAGGAAGAGGCGGGCTCGTATGAGTGCCACGCTGTCAACGCCAAGGGAGAGGCCTCAGCGGTGGGCACCATTCACGTGGTGGAGTCCATCGATGACATCCCTGTCAAGAAAG tGGCCAAGGATGATGAGCTGTAA
- the LOC129827897 gene encoding insulin-like growth factor-binding protein 7 isoform X2: MLVFFAVVLSLSLASAFADRVPRSCGACEPSLCDPLPEVGCKSGTIFDSCGCCSLCAAGEGEPCRGRGTTAKRCASGLECVKSDKKTKLGVCACKTKYEVCGSDGVTYKTGCDLKVASLKAVSEEKPEIKVLNKGKCATAPVIVTAPGEVYNVTGSQVYLSCEAIGIPTPVITWKKVTSGKQRMELLPGDRDNLAIQTRGGPEKHEVTGWVLVTMVDRGRTMIPSTTLILKLPVCYSNSISMTE, encoded by the exons ATGTTAGTGTTTTTCGCTGTGGTTTTATCGTTGTCACTTGCGTCCGCATTTGCGGACCGAGTGCCGCGCAGTTGTGGCGCTTGTGAACCCAGTCTGTGCGACCCTCTTCCAGAGGTGGGCTGCAAGTCTGGCACGATTTTCGACTCCTGCGGTTGTTGTTCACTTTGCGCGGCTGGAGAGGGGGAGCCATGCAGGGGGCGCGGAACCACAGCCAAGCGTTGCGCCTCTGGACTGGAGTGCGTTAAGAGCGACAAGAAGACAAAGCTCGGAGTTTGCGCCTGCAAGACCAAATACGAAGTGTGTGGCTCCGATGGAGTGACCTATAAAACTGGCTGCGACTTGAAAGTTGCCAGCCTGAAAGCGGTGAGCGAGGAGAAGCCTGAAATAAAAgtcctgaataaaggaaaatgtGCAACAG CACCTGTCATTGTGACGGCCCCTGGTGAGGTCTACAATGTCACAGGCTCCCAGGTGTATCTGAGCTGCGAGGCCATTGGAATCCCCACCCCCGTGATCACCTGGAAGAAG GTCACCAGCGGAAAACAGAGAATGGAGCTGCTtccaggagacagagacaacctgGCCATTCAGACCCGTGGAGGACCTGAGAAACATGAGGTCACCGGCTGGGTCTTG gtaaccatggttgacagaggaagaacaatgattccaagcaccaccctcattttgaagcttccagtctgttattcgaactcaatcagcatgacagagtga